The following DNA comes from Vigna radiata var. radiata cultivar VC1973A chromosome 4, Vradiata_ver6, whole genome shotgun sequence.
NNNNNNNNNNNNNNNNNNNNNNNNNNNNNNNNNNNNNNNNNNNNNNNNNNNNNNNNNNNNNNNNNNNNNNNNNNNNNNNNNNNNNNNNNNNNNNNNNNNNNNNNNNNNNNNNNNNNNNNNNNNNNNNNNNNNNNNNNNNNNNNNNNNNNNNNNNNNNNNNNNNNNNNNNNNNNNNNNNNNNNNNNNNNNNNNNNNNNNNNNNNNNNNNNNNNNNNNNNNNNNNNNNNNNNNNNNNNNNNNNNNNNNNNNNNNNNNNNNNNNNNNNNNNNNNNNNNNNNNNNNNNNNNNNNNNNNNNNNNNNNNNNNNNNNNNNNNNNNNNNNNNNNNNNNNNNNNNNNNNNNNNNNNNNNNNNNNNNNNNNNNNNNNNNNNNNNNNNNNNNNNNNNNNNNNNNNNNNNNNNNNNNNNNNNNNNNNNNNNNNNNNNNNNNNNNNNNNNNNNNNNNNNNNNNNNNNNNNNNNNNNNNNNNNNNNNNNNNNNNNNNNNNNNNNNNNNNNNNNNNNNNNNNNNNNNNNNNNNNNNNNNNNNNNNNNNNNNNNNNNNNNNNNNNNNNNNNNNNNNNNNNNNNNNNNNNNNNNNNNNNNNNNNNNNNNNNNNNNNNNNNNNNNNNNNNNNNNNNNNNNNNNNNNNNNNNNNNNNNNNNNNNNNNNNNNNNNNNNNNNNNNNNNNNNNNNNNNNNNNNNNNNNNNNNNNNNNNNNNNNNNNNNNNNNNNNNNNNNNNNNNNNNNNNNNNNNNNNNCTAACAACCCCCTAACaatcatgttttgttttttattcccTTTCTCCTCACGTAGACCCTCATGGTCCTATCAGAATAATATTCCTGAGAATGTGTCCATGTACTCATCTAGTGGGGCACGGCTATTGTTGTTTCTCCATTGGTCAACCATAGCTAACTCCAAagtatttaaaagttaaaatattattaagagaCTTGTAAGGGGTACTTACATGAGCAATGATGACAGAATCATCTCCTTCCTGATCATTTCCAACAATCACACCTTTCCTCCTTGACATGAGTTATAAAACTGTCAGAATTTTGAAAGTTACTACAATatccttttaaaaaagtataaacctCACTTGTTGATGTCACCAGCAACGACTCCCTGAAATTCTGTTGGTACTTTCAGCTCAACAAGCATAACAGGTTCTAATATAACCGGTCTGGAAGCTGCATAACACTGTTACAAATATGACAATGAATTATCAAAGATTTAGACCATCGCATGTGAAGGAATCAACAGATTATTACAGGGAGAATATGTGTGAATTGTTATTTAGGAAAAGAAATCTGGATAACAGAAATAAAAGGACCTGTCTAAAAGCATAGATAGAAGCCATCTTAAATGCAAGTTCACTGGAATCAACAGCATGAGCGGCACCATCTATCAAGACAACTCGGAGATTTTCAACTGGATGTCCAATTAAGGCACCCCTGTGTGGAAGAGAGAAATTGAGATGCCGTAACAAATATAAGATTGATCATACAAGAAATACCAAATTGtattaaaccaaacaaaaacgTAGAATGTTATTTGATAGAGGATAACACACTACATGACAAATCACAAATTATCTTTGAAATTAGACCTTAGGATACATGAATAAGCAAACATTAACAGTTTACTCACGAATTGGCAGCTTCTTTGAAACCCTTCTCAATTGCGGGGATAAAATTTGATGGAATAGCTTGCCCAACAAGCaagttttcaaattcaaacttAGTTGATGACCCTGCAGGAAGTGGTTCAATATACCTGCAAACACGTTGAATAGAATACACATCAAGAAATAGAGGGGAGATCACAGAAGAAGTGGACAAATAATTTCTAgcaaattaaacatttataagaATTAACATATATCATCAATCTGTTAGTGTGTAAAACACCATATATAGattatatacacacacacacacatatttgagacattttattattagagGATATCAAATATCTTCTATTTATTGCATTTATTGATAcattttttctcaatataagTAAAGCATACATTGGGTCTCAAAAACATAAGATTTCAACTTAATGTCTCTCTTTCTTATAGTTTGACAATCTTAATACaagataaatagaaaatcaacACCAAGTGGGCACAGCCTGGCATTTTCCTAAAATCCAACCCAGAAATCACTCAAAAATAGACAAGCACTACAAAGAAGGTAAGAGGGAACTTAATCTGCAGGGGACTAAGGGTATTTTGTTTATACACAGGGACATATCTGACAGGGAAAttcttgtttaaaatttataatcctgaataactattttatgattttaatgagcacatgaaaaaagaacaaagaataTTCAAATTCCTATATGTGAAAAAGAATACTACTCATATATTTAGCCAATAGTTCAATGTCCAAACGCACAAGATGTTGGAAGTGGGGGGGAATATGGAGTGCTACCCAAACGTGTGCACATAAATTTATCTTGAAGCAAAGATAacatttttcagaaaataaacaGGAATGAACAGTAAATACTCACCCAATTACCCGTCCATATTGACCTTGCCCTCCACTTTGCTTCTTATGCAGATAGTCAAAATCGGCCCGTTGAGTAACAGTTTCTCTGAAGTTAACACGGGGCTTTCCAACTGAAGCATCAACCTTAGGTAAAGACAGATGAATTAAACAGAAGAAGCAAATATTTAGACAGCATCAACGAGAAAACAATGTGGAGGAAATGGTACCTTATACTCTCTCCTGATGCGTTCAACATAGATATCTAAATGCAATTCTCCCATCCCAGAAATGATTGTCTAACAACAGAAGTTTACTCATATCAAGATGAGAACAATGTCATTGCTACTTGAAAGactgataaaataattaaagattaccTGCCCACTCTCCGGGTCCAAGCCAACACGAAATGTAGGATCTTCCTTCTGGAAGCGgttcaaagcttttgaaaacTGTAAGCAATTCAAGGGGAAAGCCAATCATGTGATAAACCTCCAAGCTGGAGCAGGGGTTGATGTGTTACATAAAATACTCTACTCACTTGTCCTCCGGAATCTTTAGAGACTGGCTGAACAGCTAACGACATCACTGGCTCAGGAACATTCATGGAAGTCATTGTATACTTAACTGAACCATCAGTAAAAGTATCTCCTGATAGTCAAGACAAATGTTAAGCAAATATATacttaaaatgaaacaaaaatacagccagaaattaataataaatggaAAACAAATGCCCCAACAACAAATCTTCAGGTTATATAATCCAGAAAGCACTAGAAGATTTAGTTAAAAAATCGTAGCACTACTTACTGACATTCAATGATGTATGCATTCTGCTGAAAGGGCAGACACACAAGGTGATTGTACACAAAGGTCAAAGtgaaaattattatcaaattcaatatttgaaaattttgataaccATTAATAGATTAATAGTAGTGAACATTTCAAAGTTGTGAAGCACCATGGAATTTTTCAGCAAtctagatatatatatatatatatatatatatatataggttaaaCCAAGGATAAAAGAATAACCTGATGCACAATCAACACCAAATACAGCAACTATTTGCCCAGCATGAGCCTCTTGAATGTCCTGCAGATAGTTAGAAAACCCAATTAGAAGTCGATAGAAAATGGCATAGAATAACTGAATATATTCAAATACTTCAGAAGTATATAGCCAAAGACAAAAACCCCAGCAGTTtatgttcaattaaaaataaaaaaactaaactttttcCAGGAGCATTCAACAAACCTCCATCTCATCGGAATGCATCCTAACCAAGCGTGGAACCTACATTAGATAAAAGAAAGGATTCAGACACAAATACACAAAAATCTTGGAATGTAATGCAGAAAAATAATGGATAATGGATACTATCGGTAACTCAAAAATCCTTTACGGAAGTATACCAGATGCCATAACAGGTTACGGCAGAAGCATTgccaaccaaaaaaaaaaagatatctATCCATCTATCCATATACTTACATACATATAAATTAGATGGTCTTGAACTGGCTTGATCAGTTGTTGCCAGTAGATTTAGGGATTCgtaaaagtaaaaggaaaaaaaaaaaaggttgattaccacataaaaaaacataaaaggtgaaaaagaaaccgaaaagaaaaaaataaacagaagaaaaaaaaaacagaaaagagtagagaataatagaaaagaaaagaaaaaaaaaacagaaagaaaacagaagtagagaagaaggaaacagaggagtaaagaaaaatagaacacaaaaaacaaaaagaaaattcaaaaaaaaacatacgataaaaatagaagataaaaaacaacagaaaaagaaagctaCTGGAAAATAAGAGAGGATAAATAAGAcagaagagaggaaaaaaacaaaaaggaaaagaaaacaacaataaaagaaaaacaggaAAAGCGGCCATTTCATGACACCATTCTGTGATGGCCAAAGCGGACGCAATGGACTGCCACACAAATACGAATTTGCCATTGCCTTGCTGTGGCAGTCACCAACAAATTTGACACTGATTTCCTCGATGACACCTAATCTTACTAAGGAGATACTGTGCAGCATTTTGCTATGAATCCTGCCTTGTACTTGGCTAATAAAATCTAAGACCAGGACCAATCTTAGTTGCACTGTATAGTTTTTTAAGGATCTCTATTAATTCCGTGTCTTTGGATGTTCAAAAAATATccaagaaaagaaggaagagagatCTAAACATCCTCCAACAAGAAGATGCAGGTAGGTTCATTGTAAGATGAGTggttaaattcaataaaataccTTTCAATGTAGGATGAGTTCCTTAATGCTAGTATGACTGTATCTAGTAAAAGTTTGAATCCATGCACTTAGTCTTTGAGATTTAAAACCATGAACTAACAGGatttcctttaaaattaaactaaattaatatcGGAACAACAGACAACACTTGAACTAATACTGTTGCAGAATGGTcttcaaaaaaacaaatattgaatataatattcaaTGACTTTGTACCTATTTTGGATATGAACACGaggagaggaaaaaaaaaacaaaacatgaatATAGAACATAGAAAATCAGGTCCAATGGGCAAAACACTCGTGATGAAGGCAAAAAAATGTTCAAGCTAGAACAGTGAAGAGCTATAAAATTACCTTGATCTTCTTGCCTGTGTTTACATTAACAATAAAATCACCCTTCCGAATTACACCCTCATATATTCTTCAgccaaaacaaaacaaggaCAATTAACTTATACATAATGTAGGTTaacataaattgaaatcaaaagATAAgctgaaaaataatttgaaatggGTTAACAGCCTCCGAATGTGACAAGTACCTTAGATATGTTAACTGACCAAACCGCCCTTCCTCCAACTTGAAAGCCAATGCCACAAGTGGCCCATCGGGACTTCCAGGCAACTCAACCTAAATAAGAATACAAAATTACAATGACTCAATAACtagcaatataaaaaagtgtaACCGAAACATGCAGGCATATCACAAACCAATATGACTATATATCTCCAGATAACGAGTTTGCATGAATCATCCACAAATGTTATTTCATTCAGCAAATGTTTTTGAAAGAATACAAGCAAGTTGCATGAAAGTCCAGTGtgtgaatattttataaaagaagtcCTCCTACTATCTTTTAGGTGGTTATTCAATCAGCTAGTTATTTCATCCACAAATGTTAtttcattcagtaaatgtttttgaaaaaatacaagCAAGTTGCATGAAAATCCAGTGtgtgaatattttataaaagaagtcCTCCTACTATCTTTTAGGTGGTTATTCAATCAGTTAGTCACATAGCTATCACTTGACAGTGGGTCAGTTAGTTGCTTTTCTGTGCAgttattcacctacctgtcactATAGCCCTACGAAGAGTTAGGTGAGATTTGACACAACCTCAATGTAAATTTGCTTCTATTCCTTTCAAACAAATTTCAACCTCACATACAACCAACCACGTTACCATACCTCTGAATACCCAACTACATCCTccaatcataaaatttattttcaattgacAGAAAATTTTTTATCAAGAGGATCCTACACATTTCTAATTTAGTCTTCTTTTAAAAGGTTGCTGTTGAAATAAGTAATAAGTAGTACATTGGGAACCATTTATCCGTTGTAAATCATGATTAGTACCTAGTCTTGTACCTAGAAGTCTAGTGCACTCTATGAGTTGCACCTCGGAATCTAGGGTAGTCTTTTGATCTTTCATCTTCCATTGTATCAGTTTctatcattataaatagaagatcagAAGAGGGATCTTGTATGCCCTCCAattttatattctcttttttattctcaaCTGTTTCTAATTTAGTATTCCTTTAAAAGACGTgagttatattttcaaattctaaagCAATTCAACTATTACCATGATATAAATCTCGATTATGACAACTTTTATTTTCGTGTTGCATTTCTTCTTGGCTAGTTACATAAAATACTACATgcattattatgtttatttcttaAAGATAACATGCATGCATTATCATGTCACTGTTGATACTTTTTTCACTATTTGAATGGAGTTACATTTCATTACATAGAACACATTCAAagtaaattttatcatttcaatAGTACATCTATAATTCATGATTCAAAAATATGgccttttatttaaaacttaaaatgacaATCACAATAACTACATTCTAATAAACCAAGAGAGATCAACTATCAATGAATCAGGTACCTTCTCTTCATTCTTAGTTTGGTCAAGAGCATAATTACTAACTTCAATTGGACATGGCAAATAGCTAAGCACACCATCCAGAAGTGGCTGCACCCCCTGTACCAGACAGaagattaaaaatatgagaTAGAAGGTAACAACACTAACAAGAAATGAGTAGGATGAAATCTTGAATGCATGGGAATTGAGAGCAAGGTCACTTTCCTGGATGcatagataattaaaatattatcatttacaCAATCAATATTTTAAGTGTCAATTTAAGAAAGCATAAAGAGTGCTCGTTATGTTACATAATAAGAGGGCAATACAAGCAACATTGCACTTGAGTTAGTACAGATAAATGCATAAGGGGAAATATTAACAGAATGCAAATAAACGAAAATATGTCACAATTTCTGGAACAAAACccttataaagaaataaaaaaaaaaaaaaaaaaaaaacttcccATCTTTCAAAAGAGAAATACATAGGAGATCAGAGATGCTCAGAAAAGAAGAGGATACTGTAATGTGACTACATATATAAAACATCCCACTACAAAACCACTGCAAGGGAATGCTTTATAAAATagctaatttaaaaaataatattattaaggtCATAAGGTAATCACAATTTAAGTTAAGCTTTGGTCCGAAATGTTATCAGACACAAAAAGCCCAATGTGGCATGACATTTATGATGGATCATATATACACATTCACCATTATGGTAGTTGAATGTGTATCACACTAGGTTGCTGGCAAGACAGCTTCAAATGAATTCAATGTGCATTTGAAAGAGCTTATTCGCAACTTGTTAGGATTTGTGACATGATTACTAGTGTAAGCATTTggaaaaacatacaaaatagCTTATGATACCCAGAATAGTTAATGGAAATAACTTATAACTTTCATGAAAAAAGTTGtactcttttttattagaataaaagaaaataagagatttTGTTTTCTCTGTCTGTCTTTTTGTTACACTGTTTCTCTCTCTGCTTTGTTATTTCCAGCTGTCCCCTTTGGTAAATCTGTCTAGGGTGTTTTCGTTTTTTGCTTTATAGGGTAGCTTCTATAAAGGCTCCTTTGCATTCAGATTTATACTagatagaaataataaaatatatcacatCAGTTTCTCTAAGATGTTTccttttcaattatataaagaaCTCAAGTATAAGTACTTACATGATATGCACTTATTCTATAAGCCCTTAATTAAGTTGTTTTCCTAAACAAGTCCTCAGTTACAAACATAATACACAGAGACCCAAACTAAATTACACCAAAATCACAGCATTAAGTCActcatggaaaaaaaataacactgcATTAACTAGATAAAGGTGAGAGAATAATAAAGGTAATATCTATGCATCAATATTCAGACTAAAAGCAATTACTTCCATCATTTTACAGAGGAAAAACACACAAATGGAAAGTAATTCAATGATTACCTTGTTTTTGAAAGCACTACCCATGAATACTGGTATAAATTTCTGTGCTATGGTAGCCCTACGAACTGCTTCCTACGCACAAAAAGATATTAAGTGATAATAGTGAAactattcaaaaataaaattgagggGGGATGTCGGCGATAGAGGCTAACATATCCTGTATATAACACTAAATATTTCTAGAATAtatgcatacatacatacatacatgtgtgtgtatatatatttgtgtgtgtgtttagagagagagagagagagatacgtggaacataataaattaaatgacaactttaaaattttataacgtGTGTATCAACAATAATTTCTAGAACTAAAAATTGatgcatttataaattttggaaaaaaaaaataaaacatgataaattaaaagatcACAATATTTTGACTTTGAGAGATATGTTAGGGGGGAATTGTAAGACGAAAGTGAGAATAGCTGCATGTCTCAGCTATagtgaaatattttttgaaaataaatgagtCAAATTCTACGCATTCTACCTGACTCAAAATTTACCACATATATTTGGGTGCTAAATTTATCCCATCTAACTCGGTTAACAAGGTCTCCCCTCTGCCCCTTGGAATAATGAATATATCCAAACACAGCACACATGTTGACCACTAAACCTGTCACTTTTGTAGCTCAAATCAGTAACCCATTATTCTTTTTCCTAGACTTCTCTTTATGTTTGGAAATAAATCCTTTTGCTCTCAACTAGACTAGGGGCTTTTGCTCACTTTAGCAAATGGTACACAAACCA
Coding sequences within:
- the LOC106759222 gene encoding elongation factor G-2, mitochondrial, with product MARLSRSSAPRLLYALCSTSSRSPAAFLLGGSFQLRQFSAGNAARSKLEKDPWWKESMERLRNIGISAHIDSGKTTLTERVLYYTGRIHEIHEVRGRDGVGAKMDSMDLEREKGITIQSAATYCTWKDYKINIIDTPGHVDFTIEVERALRVLDGAILVLCSVGGVQSQSITVDRQMRRYDVPRLAFINKLDRMGADPWKVLNQARSKLRHHSAAMQVPIGLEENFKGLVDLVQLKAYYFHGSSGEKVVSEDVPADMEALVAEKRRELIETVSEVDDKLAEAFLGDETISAADLEEAVRRATIAQKFIPVFMGSAFKNKGVQPLLDGVLSYLPCPIEVSNYALDQTKNEEKVELPGSPDGPLVALAFKLEEGRFGQLTYLRIYEGVIRKGDFIVNVNTGKKIKVPRLVRMHSDEMEDIQEAHAGQIVAVFGVDCASGDTFTDGSVKYTMTSMNVPEPVMSLAVQPVSKDSGGQFSKALNRFQKEDPTFRVGLDPESGQTIISGMGELHLDIYVERIRREYKVDASVGKPRVNFRETVTQRADFDYLHKKQSGGQGQYGRVIGYIEPLPAGSSTKFEFENLLVGQAIPSNFIPAIEKGFKEAANSGALIGHPVENLRVVLIDGAAHAVDSSELAFKMASIYAFRQCYAASRPVILEPVMLVELKVPTEFQGVVAGDINKRKGVIVGNDQEGDDSVIIAHVPLNNMFGYSTALRSMTQGKGEFTMEYKEHSPVSHDVQTQLINTYNGSKAAE